A window from Peromyscus eremicus chromosome 1, PerEre_H2_v1, whole genome shotgun sequence encodes these proteins:
- the Nkx6-2 gene encoding homeobox protein Nkx-6.2 translates to MDANRPGAFVLSSAPLAALHNMAEMKTSLFPYALQGPAGFKAPALGSLGAQLPLGTPHGISDILGRPVGAAGGGLLGGLPRLNGLASSAGVYFGPAAAVARGYPKPLAELPGRPPIFWPGVVQGSPWRDPRLAGSAQAGGILDKDGKKKHSRPTFSGQQIFALEKTFEQTKYLAGPERARLAYSLGMTESQVKVWFQNRRTKWRKRHAAEMASAKKKQDSDAEKLKVGGSDVEDDDEYNRPLDPNSDDEKITRLLKKHKPSNLALVSPCGGSAGDAL, encoded by the exons aTGGACGCTAACCGGCCGGGCGCGTTTGTGCTGAGCAGCGCGCCGCTGGCCGCGCTGCACAACATGGCTGAGATGAAGACGTCGCTGTTCCCCTATGCGCTGCAGGGCCCGGCCGGCTTCAAGGCGCCCGCCCTAGGCAGCCTTGGCGCGCAGTTGCCTCTAGGCACTCCGCACGGCATCAGCGACATCCTGGGACGGCCGGTGGGCGCAGCGGGTGGCGGcctcctgggaggcctgccccgcCTCAACGGGCTCGCCTCGTCTGCAGGTGTCTACTTCGGGCCCGCGGCAGCCGTGGCACGGGGCTACCCCAAACCGCTGGCGGAATTGCCTGGGCGCCCGCCCATCTTCTGGCCGGGAGTGGTGCAGGGCTCTCCCTGGAGGGACCCGCGCCTGGCCGGCTCGG CCCAAGCCGGCGGGATCCTGGACAAGGATGGCAAGAAGAAACACTCGCGGCCGACTTTCTCGGGCCAGCAGATCTTCGCGCTGGAGAAGACTTTCGAGCAGACCAAATACCTGGCAGGCCCAGAGCGCGCGCGGCTTGCCTACTCTCTGGGAATGACCGAGAGCCAGGTGAAG gTGTGGTTCCAGAATCGGCGGACCAAGTGGCGCAAGCGGCACGCGGCGGAGATGGCGTCGGCTAAAAAGAAGCAGGACTCGGATGCCGAGAAGCTGAAGGTGGGTGGCTCAGACGTGGAGGACGATGACGAGTACAACCGGCCCCTGGACCCCAACTCCGACGACGAGAAGATCACGCGGCTTCTCAAAAAGCACAAACCCTCGAACTTGGCGCTGGTTAGCCCGTGCGGCGGCAGCGCGGGGGACGCCTTGTGA